One genomic segment of Luteibaculum oceani includes these proteins:
- a CDS encoding M20 metallopeptidase family protein — MLSTQFFHDKAVELYPFIKSIREHLHANPELSFKEYNTSDFIAERLTELKLKFERNWADTGIVGRIGSGGKHLALRADIDALPITEENDVPYKSCNPGVMHACGHDVHSSCLIGALAILSVIKDLPGQVRFIFQPGEEKNPGGASMLIKEGVLEDPKVDGIIGQHVYPELEQGKVGFRSGMYMASCDEIYIEIEGKGGHGALPHKAVDSVYIASQIVVALQNIVSRKADATIPTVLSFGKFQADGATNVIPSKVYLAGTFRTFNEEWRKEAHELIKRQAEGIAASFGAKANVKIDVGYPFLKNDEDFTHKSQHWARELLGEENVVELGMRMTAEDFSYYSQHVPASFYRLGVRNEDLGIVNSVHHPKFDIDPKALQTGMATMAYLAYRYLSE; from the coding sequence ATGCTTTCCACTCAATTTTTTCACGATAAAGCAGTAGAACTATATCCCTTTATTAAAAGTATAAGGGAGCATTTGCATGCCAATCCTGAGTTATCTTTTAAAGAGTATAATACCTCAGATTTTATTGCCGAGCGATTAACCGAATTAAAATTGAAGTTCGAGCGCAATTGGGCGGATACCGGAATTGTTGGAAGAATAGGATCAGGTGGGAAACACCTTGCTTTAAGAGCGGATATCGATGCGCTCCCAATTACAGAAGAAAACGATGTCCCTTATAAATCGTGCAACCCTGGTGTAATGCATGCTTGTGGTCATGATGTGCACAGTTCATGCTTAATTGGTGCGTTGGCTATTTTGTCTGTGATAAAAGATTTACCGGGTCAAGTTCGGTTTATTTTCCAGCCTGGCGAGGAGAAAAATCCAGGTGGTGCATCCATGTTAATTAAAGAAGGAGTTCTGGAGGATCCTAAAGTAGATGGAATCATTGGGCAACACGTTTATCCTGAATTGGAACAGGGAAAAGTAGGGTTTCGCTCTGGGATGTACATGGCCTCTTGCGATGAAATTTACATCGAAATAGAAGGTAAGGGAGGGCATGGAGCTTTGCCTCACAAGGCCGTAGATTCGGTATACATTGCAAGTCAGATAGTAGTTGCACTCCAAAATATTGTGAGCAGAAAGGCCGATGCCACCATTCCTACCGTACTGTCTTTTGGTAAGTTTCAGGCGGATGGAGCTACCAATGTAATACCTAGCAAGGTTTATTTAGCTGGAACTTTTAGAACCTTTAATGAGGAATGGAGAAAAGAGGCCCATGAGCTTATTAAGCGACAGGCCGAGGGTATTGCAGCATCATTTGGTGCTAAAGCCAATGTGAAAATAGATGTTGGCTATCCATTTCTTAAAAATGATGAAGATTTTACGCACAAATCTCAACATTGGGCCAGAGAATTATTGGGAGAAGAAAATGTGGTAGAATTAGGAATGCGTATGACAGCTGAAGACTTCAGTTATTACAGTCAGCATGTTCCGGCAAGTTTTTATCGGTTGGGAGTAAGAAATGAGGACTTAGGGATTGTTAATTCAGTGCACCACCCTAAGTTTGATATAGATCCTAAAGCCCTGCAAACAGGTATGGCCACCATGGCCTATTTAGCTTACCGCTATTTATCAGAATAG